One genomic window of Ctenopharyngodon idella isolate HZGC_01 chromosome 18, HZGC01, whole genome shotgun sequence includes the following:
- the LOC127499882 gene encoding E3 ubiquitin/ISG15 ligase TRIM25-like, whose protein sequence is MAEASVLWAREQFICQVCLDLLKDPVTIPCGHNYCITCITDCWNHQDQKTVHICPQCRQTFAPRPALNKNTMLAEVVEKLKKTKLQAAVSVDTGLGDVMCDVCTGRKHKAIKSCLMCLNSYCQNHLEQHENLFKGKRHYLMDATGRLQEMICSQHGRLLEVFCRTDQHCICTLCTMDKHKNHDTVPTEAERTEKAVRTEIGALILMGKSNVCICMTYF, encoded by the coding sequence ATGGCAGAGGCCAGTGTTTTATGGGCTCGGGAACAGTTCATCTGTCAAGTGTGTCTAGATCTCCTGAAGGATCCAGTGACCATTCCCTGTGGACACAATTACTGTATAACATGTATTACGGACTGCTGGAATCATCAGGATCAGAAGACAGTCCacatctgcccacagtgcagacagaccttcGCTCCAAGACctgctttaaataaaaacaccatGCTGGCTGAAGTggtggagaaactgaagaagacTAAACTACAAGCTGCAGTTTCTGTTGACACTGGACTTGGAGATGTAATGTGTGATGTCTGTactggaagaaaacacaaagccaTCAAGTCCTGTCTGATGTGTCTGAACTCTTACTGTCAAAACCACCTTGAACAGCATGAGAATTTGTTTAAAGGTAAGAGACATTATTTGATGGATGCCACTGGACGACTCCAGGAGATGATCTGCTCTCAACATGGTAGACTGCTAGAGGTTTTCTGTCGCACTGACCAGCACTGTATTTGTACACTGTGTACGATGGATAAACACAAAAATCATGACACTGTACCAACAGAAGCAGAGAGAACAGAGAAAGCGGTAAGAACAGAAATTGGTGCATTAATACTGATGGGGAAAAGCAATGTTTGCATCTGCATGACTTACTTCTGA